CATAACGCTGCCAAATTACGAAAACACAATAGGATACTGCCAATCCAACCAACGCCCCCACCACAACATCACTTAACCAGTGAACACCAATGTATAACCTACTCACTGCGATAATTACTGCCAGTATCCATAAAAAGATAAGCCACCATTTTCGCCAAATAAAACTTATCGAACCCACAAAAGCAAAAGCAGCTACCGTATGTCCCGACGGCATTGATGGATTAAACTCATAAATAAGTTGCCCAGCTAAAGGCGGTCGTGGTCGATCAATGACGTGCTTTAATGTTCTAGAAACTACAGCAGCCGTTATCACCGTAATGGGAAGCAATAACCAATTAAGTCGTGCATAGTTATGGTCATAAGCCATAAGAAACATACCCAACATAGCTATGAACAGGGAATATATAATTAAAAATTCCGGTGCGCTTGCTTTAGTTAAAGGTACAAGAAAGTCGGTCACCACCTCTAAACGATGACCGACAAAAAAGTGATATACCGCGTAATCCATCACTACAAAAGTCTAGCGGCATCATAACTAGATCAAACAAGTGCCTTAGCGAAGGACGTCGACAAGCTTATTATCAAACATGCTTAACGCACTAGCGATAGCCATATGCATATCAAGATACTGATATGTTCCCAAACGCCCGCCGAAAAATACTTTATTTGTAGCTGTTTCTTGCTCAGCAAGCTCGCGATATTTAAGAAGTTTTTCTCGATCTTCTGGAGTATTAATC
This DNA window, taken from Corynebacterium kutscheri, encodes the following:
- a CDS encoding phosphatase PAP2 family protein; amino-acid sequence: MAYDHNYARLNWLLLPITVITAAVVSRTLKHVIDRPRPPLAGQLIYEFNPSMPSGHTVAAFAFVGSISFIWRKWWLIFLWILAVIIAVSRLYIGVHWLSDVVVGALVGLAVSYCVFVIWQRYVCHRFLVSDSNR